A window from Mycobacterium saskatchewanense encodes these proteins:
- the tsaE gene encoding tRNA (adenosine(37)-N6)-threonylcarbamoyltransferase complex ATPase subunit type 1 TsaE: MDSFAVDGRAGTATCERVEDTFALGSRLGEHLRAGDVVVLSGPLGAGKTVLAKGIAAAMDVDGPVTSPSYVLARVHPARRPGAPAMIHVDMYRLLDESDVDLLGELDSLDLDSDLDDSVVVVEWGEGLAERLSERHLDVRLERLSGSDVRIATWEWS, translated from the coding sequence GTGGATAGTTTCGCGGTGGACGGGCGGGCCGGCACCGCCACGTGCGAGCGCGTCGAGGACACGTTCGCGCTGGGATCGCGGCTGGGCGAGCACCTGCGCGCCGGCGACGTGGTGGTCCTCTCGGGGCCGCTCGGGGCGGGAAAGACCGTGCTGGCCAAGGGGATTGCCGCGGCCATGGACGTCGACGGCCCGGTCACCTCGCCGTCGTACGTGCTCGCCCGGGTGCATCCGGCGCGGCGGCCCGGGGCGCCGGCGATGATCCACGTGGACATGTACCGGCTGCTCGACGAATCCGACGTCGACCTGCTCGGTGAGCTCGACTCGCTGGACCTGGACAGCGATCTCGACGACTCCGTCGTCGTGGTCGAGTGGGGCGAGGGCCTGGCCGAGCGGTTGTCCGAGCGTCACCTCGACGTCCGTCTCGAGCGCCTGAGCGGGTCCGACGTGCGGATCGCGACCTGGGAGTGGTCATGA
- the tsaB gene encoding tRNA (adenosine(37)-N6)-threonylcarbamoyltransferase complex dimerization subunit type 1 TsaB — MIVLALDTATPAVTAGIVRVEDLAVLAERVTVDPRAHAERLTPNALAALADAGLTMADLDAVVVGCGPGPFTGLRAGMATAAAYGHALGVPVRGVCSLDAVGVRTTGEVLVVTDARRREVYWARYRDGVRVAGPHVNAPGDVDPGPARAVAGSREHAAPFGLPLSGPVHPTPAGLVAAVPDWSSPPAPLVALYLRRPDAKPLEARR, encoded by the coding sequence ATGATCGTCCTGGCCCTGGACACCGCGACGCCGGCCGTGACGGCCGGGATCGTGCGCGTCGAAGATCTGGCCGTGCTGGCCGAGCGGGTCACCGTCGACCCGCGGGCGCACGCCGAGCGGCTCACCCCCAACGCGCTGGCCGCCCTGGCCGACGCCGGGCTGACGATGGCCGACCTCGACGCGGTGGTGGTGGGCTGCGGCCCGGGACCCTTCACCGGCCTGCGGGCCGGGATGGCCACCGCCGCCGCCTACGGGCACGCGCTGGGCGTCCCGGTGCGCGGCGTGTGCAGCCTGGACGCCGTCGGGGTGCGCACCACGGGCGAGGTGCTGGTCGTCACCGACGCCCGGCGGCGCGAGGTGTACTGGGCGCGCTACCGCGACGGGGTGCGCGTGGCCGGACCGCACGTCAACGCTCCCGGCGACGTCGACCCTGGGCCGGCGCGGGCCGTGGCCGGCTCGCGGGAGCACGCGGCGCCCTTCGGCCTGCCGCTGTCCGGGCCAGTCCATCCGACGCCGGCCGGCCTGGTCGCCGCGGTGCCCGACTGGTCGTCTCCGCCCGCGCCGCTGGTCGCCCTTTACCTGCGCCGGCCCGACGCCAAACCGCTGGAGGCCCGCCGATGA
- a CDS encoding alpha/beta fold hydrolase, whose amino-acid sequence MSPDERRRGRGKAWFAGGAGLTALATIVGASARRSMIQRTANVEDPYAGEDFDRIDDDRGYVVTTPDGVPLAVREAGPENAPVTLVFVHGFCLRMGAFHFQRTRLPEQLCRDVRMIFYDQRGHGSSGEASPETYTLTHLGQDLETVLKVAAPRGVVVLVGHSMGGMTVLSHARQFPDQYGRRIVGAAIISSAAEGVARSPLGEILKNPALEAFRFTARSAPKLIHRGRNVSRSLIGPVLRAASFSDLQVSRSLDAFSQRMMNGTPIPTMIGFLDALEHHDETAGLWTLLRIPTLIACGDHDLLTPDEYSRKMAASLPQSELVIVPGASHLALLDKPEAINDGLARLVKRATPSRTGLAARRLRERLRGG is encoded by the coding sequence TTGAGTCCTGACGAACGCCGCCGCGGCAGGGGCAAGGCCTGGTTCGCGGGTGGTGCCGGGCTCACCGCCCTCGCCACCATCGTCGGAGCCTCGGCGCGCCGCTCGATGATACAGCGCACCGCCAACGTCGAAGACCCTTACGCAGGTGAGGATTTCGACAGGATCGACGACGACCGCGGATACGTGGTGACCACGCCCGACGGGGTGCCGCTGGCGGTCCGCGAGGCCGGCCCGGAGAACGCCCCGGTGACGCTCGTGTTCGTGCACGGATTCTGTCTACGCATGGGCGCCTTCCACTTTCAGCGGACCCGGCTCCCGGAACAACTGTGTCGCGACGTCCGGATGATCTTCTACGATCAACGCGGGCACGGCAGTTCGGGCGAGGCTTCACCCGAGACCTACACGCTGACCCACCTCGGCCAGGACCTGGAGACCGTGCTGAAGGTGGCCGCGCCCCGCGGGGTGGTCGTGCTCGTCGGCCACTCGATGGGCGGCATGACGGTGTTGTCCCACGCCCGCCAATTCCCCGACCAGTACGGGCGCCGCATCGTCGGGGCGGCGATCATCTCCTCGGCCGCCGAAGGCGTCGCCCGGTCGCCCCTGGGCGAGATCCTGAAAAACCCGGCGCTGGAAGCGTTTCGGTTCACTGCACGATCGGCGCCGAAGCTGATACATCGCGGCCGCAACGTGTCCCGGTCGCTGATCGGCCCCGTGCTGCGGGCGGCGTCCTTCAGCGACCTGCAGGTGAGCCGCAGCCTCGACGCGTTCTCCCAGCGGATGATGAACGGCACGCCGATCCCGACCATGATCGGCTTTCTCGACGCCCTCGAACACCACGACGAGACCGCCGGGCTGTGGACGTTGCTGCGAATCCCGACGCTGATCGCCTGCGGCGACCACGACCTGCTCACCCCGGACGAATACTCCCGCAAGATGGCGGCGTCGCTGCCGCAATCGGAGCTGGTCATCGTTCCCGGCGCCAGCCACCTGGCGCTGCTGGACAAGCCCGAGGCCATCAACGACGGGCTGGCCCGGCTGGTCAAGCGCGCCACCCCGAGCCGGACGGGGCTGGCCGCCCGGCGGCTGCGGGAAAGGCTGCGCGGTGGATAG
- the alr gene encoding alanine racemase, producing MNGPAVTPISLTPGVVAEAVVDLGAVEHNVRVLREHAGAAQVMAVVKADGYGHGATQVARAALAAGAAELGVATVDEALALRADGITAPVLAWLHPPGADFGPALLADVEIAVSSERQLDELLDAVRRTGRTATLTVKVDTGLNRNGVPPSQWPSMVAALRRAVADDAVRPRGLMSHMVFADQPENPINDVQAQRFRDLQEQARGGGLRFEVGHLSNSSATMARPDLALDLVRPGIAVYGLSPVPELGDMGLVPAMTVKCPVALVKPVRAGEGVSYAHTWIAERDTTVALLPIGYADGIFRALGGRLEVQINGRRRPGVGRVCMDQFVVDLGPGRPDVAEGDEAILFGPGTGGEPTAQDWADLLGTIHYEVVTSPRGRITRTYRGARTVES from the coding sequence ATGAACGGGCCGGCCGTTACGCCGATATCCCTGACGCCGGGCGTCGTCGCCGAGGCCGTCGTGGACCTCGGCGCCGTCGAGCACAACGTGCGGGTGCTGCGTGAGCACGCCGGCGCGGCGCAGGTCATGGCCGTCGTCAAGGCCGACGGCTACGGCCACGGCGCCACCCAGGTCGCCCGCGCCGCGCTGGCGGCCGGGGCGGCCGAGCTCGGCGTCGCCACCGTCGACGAGGCGCTGGCGCTGCGCGCCGACGGGATCACCGCCCCGGTGCTGGCCTGGCTGCACCCGCCGGGCGCCGACTTCGGGCCCGCGCTGCTGGCGGACGTCGAAATCGCCGTCTCCTCGGAACGCCAGCTCGACGAGTTGCTGGATGCGGTGCGCCGGACCGGGCGGACGGCGACGCTGACGGTCAAGGTCGACACCGGCCTGAACCGCAACGGTGTGCCGCCGTCGCAATGGCCGTCGATGGTGGCCGCGCTGCGCCGGGCCGTCGCCGACGACGCCGTCCGGCCGCGCGGGCTGATGTCGCACATGGTGTTCGCCGACCAGCCGGAAAACCCCATCAACGACGTTCAGGCGCAACGGTTTCGCGACCTGCAGGAGCAGGCCCGCGGCGGGGGGCTGCGGTTCGAGGTGGGGCATCTGTCGAACTCGTCGGCCACGATGGCGCGCCCCGACCTTGCGCTCGACCTGGTGCGGCCCGGCATCGCGGTGTACGGCCTGAGCCCCGTGCCGGAACTCGGCGACATGGGGCTGGTGCCGGCGATGACGGTGAAATGCCCGGTGGCGCTGGTCAAGCCGGTGCGGGCGGGGGAGGGCGTGTCGTATGCGCACACCTGGATCGCCGAGCGCGACACCACCGTGGCGCTGTTGCCGATCGGCTACGCCGACGGAATCTTCCGTGCGCTCGGCGGCCGCCTGGAGGTGCAGATCAACGGCAGGCGGCGGCCGGGCGTCGGGCGCGTCTGCATGGACCAATTCGTCGTGGACCTCGGCCCCGGCCGGCCCGACGTCGCCGAGGGCGACGAGGCGATCCTGTTCGGCCCGGGCACCGGCGGCGAACCGACCGCGCAGGACTGGGCCGACCTGCTGGGCACGATTCACTACGAGGTGGTGACCAGCCCCCGTGGGCGCATCACCCGGACTTACCGCGGGGCGCGAACCGTTGAGTCCTGA
- the tsaD gene encoding tRNA (adenosine(37)-N6)-threonylcarbamoyltransferase complex transferase subunit TsaD gives MIILAIETSCDETGVGIARLDPDGTVTLLADEVASSVDEHVRFGGVVPEIASRAHLEALGPTMRRALAAAGLDKPDVVAATIGPGLAGALLVGVAAAKAYAAAWGVPFYAVNHLGGHLAADVYEHGPLPECVALLVSGGHTHLLHVRSLGEPMIELGSTVDDAAGEAYDKVARLLGLGYPGGKVLDDLARTCGRDAAEIPAFPRGMTGPADDPYAFSFSGLKTAVARYIESHPDAASADIAAGFQEAVADVLTKKAVRAAGGLGVSTLLIAGGVAANSRLRELAEQRCAAAGLTLRIPGPRLCTDNGAMIASFAAHLVAAGASPSPLDVPSDPGLPVVKGQVS, from the coding sequence ATGATCATCTTGGCCATCGAAACCTCCTGCGACGAAACGGGAGTCGGCATCGCCCGCCTCGACCCCGACGGCACCGTCACCTTATTGGCCGACGAGGTGGCCTCCAGCGTCGACGAACACGTCCGCTTCGGTGGCGTCGTCCCCGAGATCGCCTCCCGGGCGCACCTGGAGGCGCTCGGCCCCACCATGCGCCGCGCACTGGCTGCGGCCGGGCTCGACAAGCCCGACGTGGTCGCCGCGACGATCGGACCCGGACTGGCCGGCGCGCTGCTGGTGGGCGTGGCGGCGGCCAAGGCGTACGCCGCCGCCTGGGGCGTCCCGTTCTACGCGGTCAACCACCTCGGCGGGCACCTGGCCGCCGACGTCTACGAACACGGACCGCTGCCGGAATGCGTGGCGCTGCTGGTCTCTGGCGGCCACACGCACCTCCTGCACGTGCGTTCCCTCGGCGAGCCGATGATCGAGCTCGGCAGCACCGTCGACGACGCCGCCGGCGAGGCCTACGACAAGGTGGCGCGGCTGCTGGGGCTGGGCTATCCGGGGGGCAAGGTGCTCGACGACCTGGCCCGCACGTGCGGCCGGGACGCCGCGGAGATCCCCGCGTTCCCGCGCGGCATGACCGGGCCCGCCGACGACCCGTACGCGTTCAGCTTCTCCGGGCTCAAGACCGCCGTCGCGCGCTACATCGAGAGCCACCCGGACGCCGCGAGCGCCGACATCGCGGCCGGCTTCCAGGAGGCCGTCGCCGACGTGCTGACCAAGAAGGCTGTCCGCGCGGCCGGCGGGCTCGGCGTCTCGACGCTGCTGATCGCCGGGGGAGTGGCCGCCAATTCGCGGCTGCGCGAGCTGGCCGAACAGCGCTGTGCGGCCGCCGGCCTGACTTTGCGGATCCCCGGGCCACGGCTCTGCACCGACAACGGGGCCATGATCGCGTCGTTCGCCGCGCACCTGGTCGCCGCCGGGGCGTCGCCGTCACCGCTGGACGTGCCGAGCGACCCGGGTCTGCCGGTGGTAAAAGGCCAGGTCAGCTGA
- the groES gene encoding co-chaperone GroES — protein MAKVNIKPLEDKILVQANEAETTTASGLVIPDTAKEKPQEGTVVAVGPGRWDEDGEKRIPLDVSEGDTVIYSKYGGTEIKYNGEEYLILSARDVLAVVSK, from the coding sequence GTGGCGAAGGTGAACATCAAGCCACTCGAGGACAAGATTCTCGTGCAGGCCAACGAGGCCGAGACCACGACCGCGTCCGGTCTGGTCATTCCTGACACCGCCAAGGAGAAGCCGCAGGAAGGCACCGTAGTCGCAGTCGGCCCCGGCCGCTGGGACGAAGACGGCGAGAAGCGGATCCCGCTGGACGTGTCCGAGGGTGACACCGTCATCTACAGCAAGTACGGCGGCACCGAGATCAAGTACAACGGCGAGGAATACCTGATCCTGTCGGCCCGCGACGTTCTGGCTGTCGTTTCCAAGTAA
- the rimI gene encoding ribosomal protein S18-alanine N-acetyltransferase has translation MTAPGVTVGALTPADAARCAELESQLFDGDDPWPAAAFNRELASPYNHYVAARVEAVLVGYAGISRLGRRPPFEYEVHTIGVDPAYQGRGIGRRLLEQLLAFADGGVVYLEVRTDNEPAIALYRSVGFEQVGLRKRYYRISGADAYTMRRKAAT, from the coding sequence ATGACGGCGCCCGGCGTGACGGTCGGCGCATTGACGCCCGCTGACGCTGCGCGCTGCGCCGAACTGGAAAGCCAGCTGTTCGACGGCGACGATCCGTGGCCCGCGGCGGCGTTCAATCGTGAGCTGGCCAGCCCGTACAACCATTACGTGGCCGCGCGCGTCGAGGCCGTGCTCGTCGGGTACGCGGGCATCTCCCGGCTCGGCCGCAGGCCGCCGTTCGAATACGAGGTCCACACCATCGGGGTTGATCCCGCCTACCAGGGGCGGGGCATCGGCCGCCGGTTGCTCGAGCAGCTGCTGGCATTCGCCGACGGCGGCGTCGTCTACCTGGAGGTTCGGACCGACAACGAGCCGGCCATCGCGCTGTACCGCAGCGTCGGGTTCGAGCAGGTGGGCCTGCGCAAGCGCTACTACCGGATCAGCGGGGCCGACGCCTACACGATGCGGCGGAAAGCGGCTACATGA